One Pyrus communis chromosome 13, drPyrComm1.1, whole genome shotgun sequence genomic window carries:
- the LOC137713234 gene encoding uncharacterized protein produces MKASVKFREDQKPLMRAKVPLSILGLPFQSGIVAGESKELTLNLGTFFESGPSVKIAYRPNDAWNPFSLVVKTGTGSFGSPISSSMLMSAEFNLLGRGRNPSFMLHFKPQFGDFSIKKSQSSVFEKIVGSQNDAAVVETPVVEAEFSGKKITVLPSENPADGVLTGVFSGMEVAARTSMPVRNRAVVSLRWGVRVPAEVKRSGANPTAGIAFQKIPFLVMNKIGIEHVDGWESNGKATKAAAEDKGVTFPGNGEVAEACFRVKHQLEALRTENGLLRKAVEDLRHEIADTAKSIAETNGGSRNSSGKVDWRSNGNKKSPEGDVAEELKKAIGH; encoded by the coding sequence atgaaagCGTCGGTCAAATTCCGTGAGGACCAGAAGCCATTGATGCGGGCCAAGGTCCCACTCAGCATCCTGGGCCTCCCCTTCCAGTCCGGCATCGTCGCGGGCGAGTCCAAGGAGCTCACTCTCAACCTCGGCACCTTCTTCGAATCCGGGCCGTCCGTCAAGATCGCGTATCGTCCCAACGACGCGTGGAACCCTTTCTCCCTCGTCGTTAAGACCGGGACGGGATCCTTCGGATCGCCGATTTCTAGCTCCATGCTGATGAGCGCCGAGTTCAATCTCCTCGGCCGCGGGAGAAACCCTAGCTTCATGCTCCATTTCAAGCCACAGTTCGGCGACTTCTCGATCAAGAAGTCGCAGTCATCGGTCTTCGAGAAGATCGTCGGTTCTCAAAACGACGCCGCTGTGGTGGAGACGCCAGTGGTGGAGGCGGAGTTTTCGGGAAAGAAAATCACGGTTTTGCCATCGGAGAATCCGGCGGATGGAGTTCTCACGGGTGTGTTCTCCGGGATGGAGGTGGCGGCGAGGACGTCGATGCCGGTGAGGAACCGGGCCGTGGTGAGTTTGAGGTGGGGGGTTCGGGTTCCCGCGGAGGTGAAGAGATCTGGGGCGAATCCGACGGCGGGGATTGCTTTTCAGAAAATCCCATTCTTGGTGATGAACAAGATTGGGATCGAACACGTGGACGGCTGGGAATCGAATGGCAAAGCCACAAAGGCAGCGGCGGAGGATAAGGGGGTTACATTTCCGGGAAATGGTGAGGTGGCGGAGGCTTGTTTTAGGGTGAAGCATCAGCTGGAGGCTTTGCGGACGGAGAACGGGTTACTGAGGAAAGCCGTGGAGGATCTGCGCCACGAAATCGCCGACACCGCGAAGTCGATTGCTGAGACAAATGGGGGAAGTAGAAATTCGAGCGGGAAAGTGGATTGGCGGTCGAACGGGAATAAGAAGTCGCCGGAGGGCGATGTGGCGGAGGAACTGAAGAAGGCAATCGGTCACTGA